CGCAAAGGCACGTTCGGTCACAGAAGGGGGCAGGTTCATGGGGCGTTCCCGTTTCGCAAGTCCTGAGACAAATATAGGGTTTGCCCCGAACCGCTGCAAGGAAACCGCATGATCGCGCCCTATGCCTGCCAGCCAGAGGCCAGCCGTGGACGGCTGTTTGACGAAAGCCTGTCCAGCTTCCGCAGCCCGTGGCAACGGGACCGGGACCGGATCATCCACTCCTCCGCGTTCCGCCGCCTGAAGCACAAGACACAGGTTTTTGTCGAGCAGGAGGGCGACGCCTATCGCGGCGATTATTTCCGCACAAGGCTGACCCACACCATCGAGGTGGCGCAAGTCGCGCGCACCATTGCCGGGGCGCTGTCGCTCAATGTCGATCTGGCGGAGGCCGTGGCCCTTGCCCATGATCTCGGCCACCCGCCCTTCGGCCATACCGGCGAGGACGCGCTTGCGGCACTGATGGAGCCCTATGGCGGTTTCGATCACAACGCACAGGCGCTGCGCATCGTCACCCGGCTGGAACGGCACTACGCCGATTTCGACGGGCTGAACCTGACATGGGAAACGCTCGAAGGCATCGCGAAGCATAATGGTCCGGTCGCGCCACCCCTGCCCTATGCTCTGGCGGAGGTGAACCACGCCTGGGAACTGGAACTCTCCACCAATGCCAGCGCCGAGGCACAGGTGGCGGCGGTCGCGGATGACATCGCCTATAATCACCACGACATCCATGACGGGCTGCGCGCCGGGCTGTTCACCGAAGAAGATCTGCTTGATCTGCCCGTCGTCGGCCCGGCCTTTGCAGAGGTGGACCGGCTTCATCCCGGCCTCGCCTCCGGTCGTCGCCGGCACGAAGCGCTGCGACGGGTGTTCGGGGTCATGGTCGAGGATGTGATCGCCGTGGCGCAGAACCGGCTGACCTCGCTTCAGCCCCGCTCCGTCGATGAAATCCGCGGCATGGACGGGCCGATCATCCGGTTTTCAAAACCGCTCTATCAGAACATCAAGGCGATCAAATCCTTCCTGTTCACCCGGATGTATCGCGCGCCGTCAGTGGTTGACGAACGAAAGCTGGTCACCGCCATGCTGCGCGACCTGTTCCCGCTCTACATCTCCAACCCGGAGATGCTGCCGAAACACTGGCAGGCGGAGGCGCTTGCCGCTTCCGAAACCGAACGGGCCCGGATCGTGCTGGATTACGTCGCCGGGATGACCGACCGCTACGCCATGGCGGAATGGGAGCGGCTTTGCAGCTGATCCCTGACGCTCAGCGCAGGAAGATCATCGCCATCCCCAGTGTCGCAATCGCGGCTCCAAACCAGCTTGCCGCACTTGGCCGCGCGCCGGTGACGATCCACAGCACCGGCAGGATGAACACCGGCGAAAGCGCCGACAGCGTCGAGACGATCCCGACCTTGCCGCCCTGCAGGGCAAACAGCAGCAGCGACATGCCGACGACCATCGCAATGATGCCGGACCCGGCCAGAAGCAGAAACACCCGCATATTCAGCGGCGCACGCGGCTTCACGCGCGGTATCGGCAGGCTGCTCAGCAAGGCAAGGCAGATCACGGCCACGGCCACCCGGATCAGACTGCCGGTGAAGGGATCAAAGCCGGTCTCCATCACCGGGCGCGCGATCAGCGAACCCATTGCCTGACCGAGTGCAGCGAGCAGGCCGAAGCCGATCCCGATCCAGACATTGCCGCTGACCGCCTCGAATTTATGGGTGCCGCTGCGACCCGGACGCCCCAGAACGGCAATCCCGACCCCTGCGGCGCACAGGAAGACCCCCATCCAGCCCAGCTTGCTCAGCTCTTCGCCCAGCACCGCCCAGCCCAGCACAGCCGCCATCGGCGCATTGAGTGCGAACAGCGCCCCGGTCCGGCGCGGCCCCAGCCGGGTCAGCGTCACAAACAGCATCGTATCGCCAAGAAAGATGCCGACCACCCCGGAAACCGCCAGCGTACCGGCCTGCGCCGGGGTCACGCCCTGCCACTGACCGGAGATCAGCACGATCACCAGCAGAACCACCGTCACCGTCCCCTGCCGGTACAAATTGAACCCGAACGGTCCCAGATGCGCGACCGCAGGCGTGGACATCAGCCCGGTGACGGCCCAGCATATCGCCGCGCCGAGTGCGGCAAGCTCATAGATCGGCAAGTCCTGTCCCTTTCCGCCAAACATTCAGCAAATCAGTGAACTCGCCCTGCTCTGCCGCGTTAATCCGGCGGATATAGGAGGATGCGATGATTACCAAGACTGGTTCTGCAAAATGGCAAGGCGGGCTGAAAGACGGCAAGGGCGAGGTCTCGACCGAGTCCGGCGTGCTGTCCGCGCAGCCCTATGGTTTCGCGACCCGTTTCGAGGGGCAGCCCGGCACCAACCCCGAGGAACTGATCGGCGCAGCACATGCCGCCTGTTTCTCAATGGCGCTCTCGAAAGAGCTGGCCGAGGCGGGTGTGACCGATGTCACCATCGAAACCAGCTCCGCCATCACGCTCGACAAGGACGGCGAGGGTTTTGCGATCAAGACAGCGGCGCTGTCCTCCCATGTTTCGGGCCAGGGCGATCATGACGCGATCCGCAAGGCGGCAGAGGGCGCGAAGTCCGGTTGCCCGGTCTCGAAGCTGCTGAACGCGGATGTTACGCTCGATCTCAAAATCACATGATGTATGTTAGGTACGGCTATGACATCACCATAGAAACCGAATCCGACCTGCCGATGCTGCTGCAAATGTCGGTCCGCCCCGAACGGCAGCTCGACCTGCGCGGGACGGAGGAATTCGTGACCGACCCGGCCGTGCCGTTTTCGACCTTCGTCGATGATTTCGGCAATTTCTGCCGCCGCCTGACCGCCCCGGCTGGTCAGTTCCGCATGCAGCAAAACGCCATCATCACCGATAGCGGCCTGCCGGAGCCGGACTTCCCGGAGGCACAGGAAATGCCGGTCGAGGCGCTGCCCGACGATGTGCTGCAATTCCTCTGGCCGTCGCGCTACTGCGATTCCGATCTGCTACTGCAACCGGCATGGGATTTGTTTGGCGAGATGACGCCCGGCTGGTCGCGGGTGGAGGCGATCATGGGCTGGGTGCATAACCACATCACATTCAACTACATGGACGCCGACGCCACCCGGACCGCGCATGACGCCTTTGAGCAGGGCAAGGGCGTCTGCCGCGATTTCGCGCATCTGGCCATCGCCATGTGCCGGGCGCTGAATATCCCGGCACGCTACGTCAACGGCCATCTGGGCGATTTCGGGGTGCCGGTGCAGCCGGACCCGATGGATTACGCGGCCTCGGTGCAGGTTTATCTGTCGGGCAGGTGGTGGAATTTCGATCCGCGCAACAACTCACGCCGGATCGGACGCCTGCCAGTCGGCTATGGGCGCGACGCCACCGATGTCGCGCTGATCTCCAGCTTCGGGACGCATCGGTTGGTGAATTTCCACGTCATCACCGAAGAGGTGGACGTCGACGGCAACCGGGTTGAGCGGGGCGATGTGTGTTGAAATGTGCCATTCGGGCAAAGCGGGGGATGTTGCCGGTGCGTTGAAATGTATCGTACGGGGTGATTGGTATGATTTTATCGGTGCGTTAAAACGCACCCTACGGCGAGGCCGGTAATCCCGATGGCGTGTCGAAATGTATCGTACGGGGGATCGGGATGATCTCATCGATGCGTTAAAACGCACCCTACGGGGCAATGGGATGGTTTCATTGGGCGTTGAAATGTACCGAACGGGCGGATCGGGATGGTTTCATTGGTACGTTGAAACGCACCCTACGGCTAAACCGGCGATCCCGACGGTGCGTTGAAACGCACCCTACGGCGAAATCACGAAACCCGTTGGATGCGCCCGTAGGGTGCGCTTTAGCGCACCGCCAAACGCCATCGCACCATCAAACGTCATTTCACCCGCCAAACGTGAACGCCCCATCCCCCGTCAACGCCCGAAAACCACCCCATCCCCTCAATACACCACACTCCCCGTCCCCGCCGGCAAGGCCCCATAGGGCAACCACACCGTTTTCCACTGCACCGCATGGTCAAGGAATGCCCGCCCCTGCCCGTCCGCCGCACTCCAATCACGATTGGCAAACGACCACACCGGCTTGAGATTGCCGACCGATGCGGCCTCCACCTCCGCGACACCCTTTGCACCGCAGAACCAGAGCGCCGCGACATCGTCATGCGCCGCCAGAACCGCCGCCAGATCATCCTTCGGGCCGGAGACGATATTGACCACGCCCCCCGGCAGATCCGAGGTGTCGAAGACCTGCGCCAGATCGAAGGCCGCGACCGGATCGTCCTGCGCCGGGACCGCCACGACCGCATTGCCCATGACAATCGCAGGCGCGATCAGGCTGATGAGGCCCAGCAGCGGCGCATCATTGGGACAGACGATCCCCATCACTCCGAATGGCTGCGGGATCACATTGACCAGATAATTCGGCTTGGTCTGAACATTCTGCCCGTCGAATTTATCCGCCCAGCCGGCATAGTAGAACAATCTGCGGATCGCCGCATCCACAGCGTCAGCGCCGTGTTTCTTGGCCATCTCCTCCCGCCGAAGCGACAGGTTTTCCGCCACGAAATACAGCACCTGCGCGCGCCCATGCCCGCCCATCGATGCCCATTTGCCCGCCTTCTTCGCCGCCTCGACGGCGTTGCGGATATCCTTGCGATTGCCCAGCGGGACCAGATCGCCCGAGGCCGCGCGATAGCTTGCCCCGCCATCGGGCCGCTTCTGCGCGCCGCCGATATAGAGCTTTTCGGTCCGGTCAATCGCCTTGCCCGTCGCCGTGCCATCCACAACCGGCTTGAGCGGCTTCGGCGCCTTTTCCTTCGTCGCCTCCACCTTCGGGCCGGTCAGATAATCCAGCAGGCCGACACGCCCGCCCTCACGGCCATAGCCTGATTCGCGCATCCCGCCGAAGGGCGCTGCGGCATCGAACATATTCGCACCGTTGATCCAGACCACGCCGGATTTCACTTGTGCGGCCAGATCGGTCGCCACCGTCGCGCTTTCGGAGAAGATCTGCGCGGCAAGACCGTAATGGCTGTTATTGGCCAGACTGATCGCCTCATCCGCCGTACGGTACGTGGTCAGTGTCGCAATCGGGCCAAAAATTTCCTCGCTCCATGACGGGTTGGCGGGGGAGACGGCGCGCAGATAGCCGGGCGCGACAAAGCAGCCCTCCGCTGCATCGCCGCCCACAAGCTCTGCCCCGGCATCGACGGCCTGACGGCACAGCCCGACAATCCGGTCCTTCTGAACAGGATGCACGATTGCGCCGATATCGGTCGACTTGTCGAGCGGCGAACCGAGACACAGATTTGCCATCCGGCGCTGCAGCAGCGCCTCGAACCGCGCGGCCACGGCCTCCGCCACCAGAATGCGCGACCCCGCACAGCAGACCTGCCCCTGATTGAACCAGATCGAGTCGACCACGCCTTCGACCGCCGCATCCAGATCGGCATCCGGCATCACGATGAACGGCGATTTGCCGCCCAGTTCCAGCGTCAGCCGCTTGCCGGTCCCGGCGGTCGCGGCGCGGATGGCGCGCCCGACTTCGGTCGAGCCGGTGAAGGCGATCTTGTCGACATCCGCCGCGACCAGCGCCGCGCCGGTCTCCCCGTCGCCGGTCACGATATTGACCACGCCACGCGGCAGCCCGACCTCCTGACATATCTCGGCAAAGGCAAGCGCCGTCAGCGGCGTATACTCCGCCGGTTTCAGCACCACGGTGTTGCCCGCCGCAATCGCGGGTGCGATCTTCCACGCCAGCATCAACAGCGGGAAATTCCACGGGATGATCTGACCCGCCACGCCGATAGCGGTATGATCGGGAAATTCATCCGCCATCAGTTCCGCCCAGCCCGCGTGGTGATAGAAATGCCGCACGACCAACGGAATATCGGCGTCGCGGCTTTCCCGGATTGGCTTGCCGTTATCCAGCGTCTCCAGCACCGACAGGAACCGCTCCCGCTTCTGGATGGTCCGGGCAATGGCATAGAGATACCGCGCCCGCTCATGCCCGCCCAGCTTCGCCCATTTCGGCTGCGCCTTGCGCGCGGCCTTCACGGCAGTCGAGACATCCTCGCCAGTGCCCTGACTGATCTGCGCCAGCGTCTCGCCCGTCGCCGGATCGGTGGTCACAAAGCCGCGCCCGGCATTGGTGAAGCTGCCATCGATGAAATGGCCGAACCGCTCCCGCTTCGCCAGCCAGTCGCGCACGGCGGTGCTGTCCTCGACCGAGGGGCCGTATTCCATGGTTTCCATGATCTCGCTCACAGTCGGCATAATATCCCTCAGGCCATGGTCAGGCGATGCGCCGCGGCATAGCGGCCGGTGACGTAATGGCTGATCTGACGCTCCAGATCGCCCAGAAGCGAGCTTGCCCCGATGCGGAACAGATCGGGACGGACCCAGTCGCGGCCCAACTCCTCCACCATCAGCACCTGCCATGACAGCGCGTCCTTGGCGGTCTTCAGCCCGCCCGCCGGTTTGAACCCGACCTGATAGCCGGTCTGCGCCTGATAATCCCGGATCGCCCGGCACATGACCAAGGACACGGGCAGCGTCGCATTCACGCCCTCCTTGCCGGTCGAGGTCTTGATCCAGTCCGCCCCGGCCTGCATGGCGATGTGGCTGGCCTTGGCGACATTCTCCAGCGATTTCAGATCGCCCGTCGCCAGGATCGCTTTCAGCTTGGCATCCCCGCAAGCCTCGCGCATCGCCCGGATTTCGTCGTAAAGCGCCGCCCATTCGCCCTGCAAGACATGGGCGCGGGTGATGACGATGTCGATCTCATCGGCGCCCTGATCGACGGCATAGCGGATCTCCGCCAGTCGCAGATCCAGCGGCATCAGCCCGGCGGGAAACCCCGTCGCGACACTCGCCACCGGCACAGCGCTGTCGCCAAGCGCCCGCTTCGCCGCCGCCACCATTGTCGGATAGACGCAGACAGCGCCCGTGGTCAGCCCCTCAACCCCCATAGCGGCCAGCAATTCCGGCGCGACCGGCTGGCGGGCCTTGGCGCAAAGCCGCGCCACGCGGGCCTCCGTGTCGTCGCCTGCCAGCGTGGTCAGGTCGATGCAGCGAATGGCGTTCAGAAGCCACGCCGCCTGCCATTCCTTCTTCAGCGACCGCCTGACCGGCAGCGTCGTCGCCCGCCGCTCGGTCGCCGGGGTGTTGATCCGGATCGTCTCGAACCATTCCGGCGTCAGCTCGGTGCCCGGATTGCGTCTCGTCTCAGCCATCATGTTCCCGCGTCGTCAACAGGCCCGCACGGTAGCCTCGCACGGCGCGCGCGACAAGCCAAACCGCCCGCATCATGACCGGCTGTTCAGCGGCGGCATCGCCTCACTTCTTCGGATCGCGCGGCTTGCCCTTCCATGTGTCGAGCCAGCCGGTGAACCCCTCGCGCGCCTCACTGAACTCGTCGGAAACGCGGTCCATCGCTGCATCGGCACGCGCATCAACCTTATCCACAGCCTCGCCCACGCGCTTTGCCGCCGGGTCGATGGTGCGCTGCCGGAACTGGTTCCACATCCGCCAGATCAGCGCCAGCAACGCGCCGAGCAGCCCGAGGATCACCATCGCCGGCCAGTTCAGCGGCGCCTCATCCGGGCCAGAGACCTGCCGCACCGAAATCGCATTCGGATAGATCGAGAACAGCGGGATCCGCCAGCCATATGAGGTCATGCTGACCCAGATCGGATCGCGCGAATCCGAACGCAGATTGGTCGCCTCCGCCTGCAAATTCGAGCTGTCATATTTGAAATAGGGCGGCCAGATCAGCCCGGTATCCTCGTTGCGATAGACGAATACCTTCTCGCTCGGGCGCACGGTTTCGATGAACCGCACATCGCGCTGACCGGAGGCGTTGACCACGGTGCCGGTATCCTCTGCCGCGTAGAACCAGCTATTGCTGCCAATATCGGTCAGCCGGTTATAGGTGTTGGTGATCCGCACCGTATCGCGACTGGGCAGCACATAGTCGAGGCTGAGGAACACGACGACACCGAACAGGACACCCAGAACGACCTTGACGTAATACATCGTAAGCGCCTCCTTACTGCACGTTCACGATCCATGCGATCACCACGATGGCAATCGTCGGAATAACAAAGATCAGCGCCACAAGCCGCGCCTTGAGGGATTTCTGAAACCCTCTCATCGAACGCCGCACGAACTCCCTTCGTTCCGGGCTGTTTCCGGCCCGGTCGGGATGGCGGCGGTCCCATTCCTCTTCCAGATATTCAGCGCGGGTGGAGCGCAGATACATCGAGATCAGCACATAGAAGATCGCCTCGATGATGAACAGCGTGATCGCCAGCCGGATAATCGCCATCTGTCAGCTCCCCCAGGGTCCGCGAATGGTCGCCTCGCTCAGGCTGACGCGGGCGGGTTTCGCCGCCCCCCAGGGTCCGATGATCGGTGCAGGCTCTTCCATCGACGGCTCCGGTCCGAAGAGAGCCTCCCGCGTGCCCTGCTTGTCGATCTGATACTCCCGCGCGAGCTGATTGGCGACATATTCTTTCTTCGCCTCGTCCCAGCCCTGATATTCCTGATAGAAAAGCGGCTTGTTCATGATGAACAGCGCGCGGACATCATGCGGCGCCAGTTCCGTCAGCATCATGTTGACCAGATCGCGCGCCGGTGTGGCACTGGCCCGGATGGCGTAGAAATAGGCCGGATCGGCGCTGTCGATGACCGGCCACGCCCCGCCTTCCTCGGCATAGCGCAGAAGCGCGCTCAGACCGCGGATTTCCTCCGGCAGGCCCTGCCCCATCCGTGCCGCCGCCCGGCGCAGCGCGGAGCGGGTGCCGTCGCCGGTGCCGATCCCCAGCCGGGTCGCGGCATCGACGAGTATGAAATCGATCTTCTGCCGCAGGATCGCCGCCCCGTCCGCGCCTTTCGCGGTCACGATCGGCTCCCCCAGGGCATTCCGCGCCATCCACATGGCAATCGCATTCGTGTCCTGAAGGCTCATCAGCTTGACGCCCGCCAGATCGACGTCAAATGCCGGGTCGGTAAACACCTTCGGATCGCGGAAGATCATCGCATCCTCGCGCGGCGAGCGGAACACATAGACGCCCCCAAATTGCGAGGTCCAGAAATCCGGCACCTCGTAATCCCCCGCCTCCAGATGGATCGGATTGCGGATCACATCGCCGGTTTCCTTGGCTTGGCTGATCATCCGCGCGATCAGCACATCGTCATACCAGCCATCCGGCTCCGCCCGGAACCGCTCGATCAGCGCGGTCAGCTGATCGGCATTGGCGACGTGATTGCCGGTCGTATCGGCGCTGATCCTGATCCGCCCGATCTGCAAAAGATCAGCAGGCGCGCGGAGTTGCCAGACCATATCGTCCATCTCTCCGACAACCGCATCGCGGGCGGTCAGGCTGAACAGCTGGCTTTCATTGTCATGGATGAACTGCTTGAGCAGCTCGCGCAGCACCGAAAGATCCGCGTTCAGCAGAGGCGCGGTCTTCTGCTCTGTGGTCAGCAGGATAAACTGCCGATGCGCGCCTGCGGGGTTGAGGTAGTCCATATCCCCGATCTCGTCCCCGATCTCGGGCGAGTATCCCGCAAGGTCGATATGAAACTCCGGCAAGGCGGTTTCACGCCCCGTGACCAGCTTCAACGCCCGGTTATACCGCGCCACCCAGGCCGGGCTGTCCACCCGGATCAGATTGCCGAACATCAGGCCTTTTTCGATGAGGCGTTTCATGCGGTCACCTTAACACCAGATAAACCGGAAGGGCAGAGCCGCGCCGCCGGGCAGCGTCCGGTCGCGGGTGGACGCCGCGGCGGCTGATCTGAACAATTTATGACGCATCCCCGCTGAACATTTGCACGGTACGAACCGGCAAAGAAGCGTCCGCCCGGGCGGGCGGGCGGACGCTGCCCGGCGGCGCTGACGCGCCTTTGTTCCGGGCGGGGTTGCAAACGGTATCGCTTCACCCCTCCCCCCGATACCGCTTCTGCGCCTCTGCCATGCGTTCCATATTCCGCACTGCCTCCTCAATCGCGACCTCGTCGCTGTTATCGGCATAGCGCCACTCGCTGTCGGCGTAGCGGTTGATTTCCTGGGCGATCATCTCGCGCGTGATCGGCTGGCGCAGCGCCTCGATCATCTCCAGCTTGCGGGCATAGGGCTGATGCAGAAACGGCTCCGGGCTTTCGAACCATTCATCGGGCATGTCGAAATCCATCGAGCGCGCCTTGATCGCGTCGGTGATGTTCTTGATCGCGCGCCCGGTGAAACGCTCATCGGCCTGAGAGATCGCGTGAAGATAGGTGCCGAACTCCGCCAACGTGTCGAGCGTGCCGGTCTGCGCCGTCACCTCGCCCCAGACCTTCGCCAGCCCCGCCTCCTGCGGCTGGTTGTGGCGTTCCAGACTGTCGGCCACGGCGGTCTTGATCGCCTGCGCCTTCATCAGATCATGCTCACCGACCGGGATCTGGTGCCGCTTGCCCAAAAGCAGGGCGAGGATGTCGATGTAATCGGCCCGGCTTTTCGGCCCGTCGATCAGGAAGCGCGCGCCTGCCCGCTGGCGCAGCGCGTCGTCGATGGATTCGGCGTAGTTGGAGAACATCCCGAAGGTCGCATTGCCGCGCACGATGGTGCTGGCCCCGGCAAACGCCTCCATCAGCACCGCAGTGATCTCCTGCTGGCCGCTTGAGGATTGCTTGTCGCCGCGCTTGCCCGCGATCTGGTCGATATCGTCTATGGTGCCGAAGCCGATCACCGACGGGTCGATCACCCCGTCGATGAAGGCCCGCGCGTTCTGGCCCGACTTGCCCTGATAGCTGTCCACATTGTCGATGCTCAGATTCGCATAGCGGAACGGATAGCCCGCGACGGTGCAGTAATCATTGATCAGCCCCGCCATCATCTGGATCAGCGTGGTCTTGCCGGTGCCGGGCTTGCCGTCGCCGAGGAAGGTGTAGATGAAACCGCCAAGCTCCACGAAGGGGTTCATGCGCTTGTCGAAATCATAGGCGACCAGCATCCGCGACAGCCGCATCATCTGGTGCTTGGCAATGGCGTTGCCGACGACCTCCTCCGGCGTCTTGAAGGCAAGCTGGACCGGCTTGCCGCGCGCCTTGGTGGCAGGCGCAAACCCGGCAATCGGGAAGTCATCCGCCGCCACGCGCCAGCTTGCGCCAGTAAAGCTGCCGGTCCTCGGCGCGGTCTCCGCACGGGCCTGCACGGCGGCGGACAGCGCCTCTGCATAGGCGATGACGGTAGCAATCAGCGTCTTGTCGTCAAATGCTGCGCGCGACAGGTTCTGATCCAGCTCCCACAGCGCGCCCTGCAAGGCGACGGTCGGATTATCGGTCAGGATTTCATCCGCCGTGATCCCCTCGACCGTTTCCGGCCCGGCATGTTCGGCCAGCAGAAACGCGGTCGCATTGGCAAAGACAGACATGGCGGCGAGCGATTCCACGGCCAGCAGTTCCGCGAACTCGGCCCGCCGGTCTCCCGGCAACCGCCCCTCCAGATTGGCGCGCTTCAACTCCGCCGCACCGGAGCGCGCCGCGACCTCGTCCACGACCGCCAGCGAAATCGCCAA
The genomic region above belongs to Paracoccus sp. SCSIO 75233 and contains:
- a CDS encoding deoxyguanosinetriphosphate triphosphohydrolase, which gives rise to MIAPYACQPEASRGRLFDESLSSFRSPWQRDRDRIIHSSAFRRLKHKTQVFVEQEGDAYRGDYFRTRLTHTIEVAQVARTIAGALSLNVDLAEAVALAHDLGHPPFGHTGEDALAALMEPYGGFDHNAQALRIVTRLERHYADFDGLNLTWETLEGIAKHNGPVAPPLPYALAEVNHAWELELSTNASAEAQVAAVADDIAYNHHDIHDGLRAGLFTEEDLLDLPVVGPAFAEVDRLHPGLASGRRRHEALRRVFGVMVEDVIAVAQNRLTSLQPRSVDEIRGMDGPIIRFSKPLYQNIKAIKSFLFTRMYRAPSVVDERKLVTAMLRDLFPLYISNPEMLPKHWQAEALAASETERARIVLDYVAGMTDRYAMAEWERLCS
- a CDS encoding DMT family transporter, which encodes MFGGKGQDLPIYELAALGAAICWAVTGLMSTPAVAHLGPFGFNLYRQGTVTVVLLVIVLISGQWQGVTPAQAGTLAVSGVVGIFLGDTMLFVTLTRLGPRRTGALFALNAPMAAVLGWAVLGEELSKLGWMGVFLCAAGVGIAVLGRPGRSGTHKFEAVSGNVWIGIGFGLLAALGQAMGSLIARPVMETGFDPFTGSLIRVAVAVICLALLSSLPIPRVKPRAPLNMRVFLLLAGSGIIAMVVGMSLLLFALQGGKVGIVSTLSALSPVFILPVLWIVTGARPSAASWFGAAIATLGMAMIFLR
- a CDS encoding OsmC family protein, yielding MITKTGSAKWQGGLKDGKGEVSTESGVLSAQPYGFATRFEGQPGTNPEELIGAAHAACFSMALSKELAEAGVTDVTIETSSAITLDKDGEGFAIKTAALSSHVSGQGDHDAIRKAAEGAKSGCPVSKLLNADVTLDLKIT
- a CDS encoding transglutaminase family protein; the protein is MMYVRYGYDITIETESDLPMLLQMSVRPERQLDLRGTEEFVTDPAVPFSTFVDDFGNFCRRLTAPAGQFRMQQNAIITDSGLPEPDFPEAQEMPVEALPDDVLQFLWPSRYCDSDLLLQPAWDLFGEMTPGWSRVEAIMGWVHNHITFNYMDADATRTAHDAFEQGKGVCRDFAHLAIAMCRALNIPARYVNGHLGDFGVPVQPDPMDYAASVQVYLSGRWWNFDPRNNSRRIGRLPVGYGRDATDVALISSFGTHRLVNFHVITEEVDVDGNRVERGDVC
- a CDS encoding aldehyde dehydrogenase family protein, which translates into the protein MPTVSEIMETMEYGPSVEDSTAVRDWLAKRERFGHFIDGSFTNAGRGFVTTDPATGETLAQISQGTGEDVSTAVKAARKAQPKWAKLGGHERARYLYAIARTIQKRERFLSVLETLDNGKPIRESRDADIPLVVRHFYHHAGWAELMADEFPDHTAIGVAGQIIPWNFPLLMLAWKIAPAIAAGNTVVLKPAEYTPLTALAFAEICQEVGLPRGVVNIVTGDGETGAALVAADVDKIAFTGSTEVGRAIRAATAGTGKRLTLELGGKSPFIVMPDADLDAAVEGVVDSIWFNQGQVCCAGSRILVAEAVAARFEALLQRRMANLCLGSPLDKSTDIGAIVHPVQKDRIVGLCRQAVDAGAELVGGDAAEGCFVAPGYLRAVSPANPSWSEEIFGPIATLTTYRTADEAISLANNSHYGLAAQIFSESATVATDLAAQVKSGVVWINGANMFDAAAPFGGMRESGYGREGGRVGLLDYLTGPKVEATKEKAPKPLKPVVDGTATGKAIDRTEKLYIGGAQKRPDGGASYRAASGDLVPLGNRKDIRNAVEAAKKAGKWASMGGHGRAQVLYFVAENLSLRREEMAKKHGADAVDAAIRRLFYYAGWADKFDGQNVQTKPNYLVNVIPQPFGVMGIVCPNDAPLLGLISLIAPAIVMGNAVVAVPAQDDPVAAFDLAQVFDTSDLPGGVVNIVSGPKDDLAAVLAAHDDVAALWFCGAKGVAEVEAASVGNLKPVWSFANRDWSAADGQGRAFLDHAVQWKTVWLPYGALPAGTGSVVY
- the deoC gene encoding deoxyribose-phosphate aldolase produces the protein MAETRRNPGTELTPEWFETIRINTPATERRATTLPVRRSLKKEWQAAWLLNAIRCIDLTTLAGDDTEARVARLCAKARQPVAPELLAAMGVEGLTTGAVCVYPTMVAAAKRALGDSAVPVASVATGFPAGLMPLDLRLAEIRYAVDQGADEIDIVITRAHVLQGEWAALYDEIRAMREACGDAKLKAILATGDLKSLENVAKASHIAMQAGADWIKTSTGKEGVNATLPVSLVMCRAIRDYQAQTGYQVGFKPAGGLKTAKDALSWQVLMVEELGRDWVRPDLFRIGASSLLGDLERQISHYVTGRYAAAHRLTMA
- a CDS encoding DUF1523 family protein translates to MYYVKVVLGVLFGVVVFLSLDYVLPSRDTVRITNTYNRLTDIGSNSWFYAAEDTGTVVNASGQRDVRFIETVRPSEKVFVYRNEDTGLIWPPYFKYDSSNLQAEATNLRSDSRDPIWVSMTSYGWRIPLFSIYPNAISVRQVSGPDEAPLNWPAMVILGLLGALLALIWRMWNQFRQRTIDPAAKRVGEAVDKVDARADAAMDRVSDEFSEAREGFTGWLDTWKGKPRDPKK
- a CDS encoding DUF6638 family protein; the protein is MKRLIEKGLMFGNLIRVDSPAWVARYNRALKLVTGRETALPEFHIDLAGYSPEIGDEIGDMDYLNPAGAHRQFILLTTEQKTAPLLNADLSVLRELLKQFIHDNESQLFSLTARDAVVGEMDDMVWQLRAPADLLQIGRIRISADTTGNHVANADQLTALIERFRAEPDGWYDDVLIARMISQAKETGDVIRNPIHLEAGDYEVPDFWTSQFGGVYVFRSPREDAMIFRDPKVFTDPAFDVDLAGVKLMSLQDTNAIAMWMARNALGEPIVTAKGADGAAILRQKIDFILVDAATRLGIGTGDGTRSALRRAAARMGQGLPEEIRGLSALLRYAEEGGAWPVIDSADPAYFYAIRASATPARDLVNMMLTELAPHDVRALFIMNKPLFYQEYQGWDEAKKEYVANQLAREYQIDKQGTREALFGPEPSMEEPAPIIGPWGAAKPARVSLSEATIRGPWGS
- a CDS encoding ATP-binding protein, with translation MDIRNEMELPEAEIRSHYAQALSLLNGFDHAPRLGRASVQAAPERSPGIPRRTSRFRSTTPGLAGRSTVRAEGIQLIDRIEGVGGDDLPSPAAATVARALRRALAISLAVVDEVAARSGAAELKRANLEGRLPGDRRAEFAELLAVESLAAMSVFANATAFLLAEHAGPETVEGITADEILTDNPTVALQGALWELDQNLSRAAFDDKTLIATVIAYAEALSAAVQARAETAPRTGSFTGASWRVAADDFPIAGFAPATKARGKPVQLAFKTPEEVVGNAIAKHQMMRLSRMLVAYDFDKRMNPFVELGGFIYTFLGDGKPGTGKTTLIQMMAGLINDYCTVAGYPFRYANLSIDNVDSYQGKSGQNARAFIDGVIDPSVIGFGTIDDIDQIAGKRGDKQSSSGQQEITAVLMEAFAGASTIVRGNATFGMFSNYAESIDDALRQRAGARFLIDGPKSRADYIDILALLLGKRHQIPVGEHDLMKAQAIKTAVADSLERHNQPQEAGLAKVWGEVTAQTGTLDTLAEFGTYLHAISQADERFTGRAIKNITDAIKARSMDFDMPDEWFESPEPFLHQPYARKLEMIEALRQPITREMIAQEINRYADSEWRYADNSDEVAIEEAVRNMERMAEAQKRYRGEG